In a single window of the Mus musculus strain C57BL/6J chromosome 6, GRCm38.p6 C57BL/6J genome:
- the Rergl gene encoding ras-related and estrogen-regulated growth inhibitor-like protein, protein MGEVKLAVLGGKGTGKSALTVRFLTKRFIGEYASNFESVYNKHLCLEGKPLNLEIYDPCSQPQKAKCSLTSELHWADGFLIVYDISNRPSFAFAQALIYRIREPPTTHCKRVVEPAVVLVGNKQDLCHMREVGWEEGQKLAIDFRCQFCELSAAEQSLEVEVMFLRLIKDILMIFKHKEKRRPSGSKSMAKLINNVFGKRRKSV, encoded by the exons ATGGGTGAGGTCAAGCTTGCTGTCTTGGGTGGCAAAGGTACAGGGAAATCAG CTCTTACAGTAAGGTTCCTTACCAAGCGATTCATTGGGGAATATGCTTCTAATTTTG AATCTGTCTATAATAAGCACTTGTGTTTGGAAGGGAAGCCATTAAATCTGGAAATATATGACCCGTGTTCTCAA CCACAGAAAGCAAAATGCTCACTCACAAGTGAGCTGCACTGGGCAGATGGCTTTCTGATTGTGTACGACATCAGCAACAGGCCTTCCTTTGCTTTTGCGCAAGCCCTTATCTACAGAATTCGGGAGCCACCGACGACTCATTGTAAAAG GGTGGTGGAACCAGCTGTGGTTTTAGTTGGCAACAAGCAAGACCTCTGCCACATGCGAGAGGTTGGCTGGGAAGAAGGGCAAAAGCTAGCGATTGATTTCCGCTGCCAGTTCTGCGAGCTGTCTGCAGCAGAGCAGTCCTTGGAGGTCGAGGTGATGTTTCTCAGACTCATCAAAGACATTCTGATGATCTTCAAACATAAGGAGAAGAGAAGACCCAGTGGGTCTAAATCAATGGCCAAACTGATCAATAATGTATTCGGAAAGAGAAGGAAATCTGTTTAG